The following proteins come from a genomic window of Trifolium pratense cultivar HEN17-A07 linkage group LG4, ARS_RC_1.1, whole genome shotgun sequence:
- the LOC123882224 gene encoding KIN17-like protein, with translation MGKNDFLTPKAIANRIKAKGLQKLRWYCQMCQKQCRDENGFKCHCMSEGHQRQMQIFGQNPTRIIEGYTEEFETTFLEHMKRSHRFSRVAATVVYNEYINDRNHVHMNSTEWATLTEFVKYLGRTGKCKVEETPKGWFITYIDRDSETLFKEKMKNKRAKADLVDEEKQEKEIQKQIERAEQMMQQSIPDSEQPSQVETTRELNVEDGTKIGFSLGSSAKPVTKEKGEASRIVFDEVDEEKHEERNPKNNLKRKESGGGKSTLEEMIKEEERKKEKLNRKDYWLHEGIVVKVMSKVLAEKGYYKQKGVVKKVIDKYVGEIEMLDNKHVLRVDQEELETVIPQVGGRVKIVNGAYRGSLARLLGVDTDRFCAKVQIEKGAYDGRVLKAVEYEDICKVA, from the coding sequence ATGGGGAAAAATGACTTTCTCACACCTAAGGCAATTGCCAATCGAATCAAAGCAAAAGGGCTGCAGAAACTTCGCTGGTATTGCCAGATGTGCCAGAAGCAGTGTCGTGATGAGAATGGTTTCAAATGCCATTGCATGAGTGAAGGGCACCAGCGGCAAATGCAAATTTTTGGACAAAACCCAACCCGCATAATTGAGGGCTATACTGAAGAATTTGAAACAACTTTTCTTGAGCACATGAAGCGCAGCCATCGATTCAGCCGTGTGGCTGCAACTGTAGTTTATAATGAATACATAAATGATAGAAACCATGTTCATATGAACTCCACAGAGTGGGCTACACTTACTGAGTTTGTTAAGTATCTGGGTCGAACTGGAAAGTGTAAGGTTGAAGAAACACCCAAGGGATGGTTCATTACATACATAGATAGAGATTCAGAAACTCTTTTCaaggagaagatgaagaataaGAGAGCCAAGGCAGATTTGGTAGATGAAGAAAAGCAAGAGAAGGAGATTCAGAAACAGATTGAAAGGGCTGAGCAAATGATGCAGCAATCTATTCCCGACTCCGAGCAGCCTTCACAGGTAGAGACTACAAGGGAACTAAATGTAGAAGATGGAACTAAGATAGGATTTTCTCTCGGGTCATCAGCTAAACCTGTGACCAAGGAGAAAGGTGAGGCGTCAAGGATAGTGTTTGATGAGGTTGATGAAGAGAAACATGAGGAGAGGAATCCCAAAAACAATTTGAAGAGGAAAGAAAGTGGTGGTGGAAAATCAACTTTGGAAGAAATGATCAAGGAGGAAGAGAGGAAAAAGGAAAAACTCAACAGGAAGGATTATTGGTTGCACGAGGGAATTGTTGTTAAGGTTATGAGCAAAGTCTTGGCAGAGAAAGGGTACTACAAGCAAAAGGGTGTTGTGAAAAAAGTGATTGACAAGTACGTCGGGGAAATAGAAATGCTAGACAACAAGCATGTGCTCAGAGTTGATCAGGAAGAGCTTGAGACTGTGATACCACAGGTTGGGGGCCgagtcaaaatagtcaacggggCTTATCGTGGATCACTTGCTAGACTACTCGGGGTGGATACAGATCGTTTTTGCGCTAAGGTGCAGATAGAGAAAGGTGCTTATGATGGCAGGGTGCTTAAAGCTGTGGAATATGAAGACATTTGTAAAGTAGCCTAA
- the LOC123882226 gene encoding probable serine/threonine-protein kinase PBL23: MSFFSCCKLQEKTTKSSLKKNLKDYHNFCFRPDHGKRKYIVEEENERYEKGNITSKIFTYHELSVATKNFHVHNMVGEGGFGRVYKGRIKSLDNKVVAVKKLNKNGFQGSREFLAEVMILSFLHNTNLVNLVGYCSEGDQRILVYEYMSNGSLEDHLFELPPGKKPLDWYTRMKIAEGAARGLEYLHAEASPPVIYRDFKASNILLDENFNPKLSDFGLAKLGPTGDKTHVSTRVMGTYGYCAPEYASTGQLTTKSDVYSFGVVFLEMITGRRVLDFSRSSEEENLVTWALPLLKNKRKYTTLADPLLKGNYPMRGLYQALAIASMCLLDDATARPLIGDVVTALGVLAMHVQVGKQKHTKETYIEQGECS, from the exons ATGAGCTTCTTTTCATGTTGTAAGTTACAAGAGAAGACCACCAAAAGCTCATTGAAGAAAAACCTTAAGGATTATCATAATTTTTGTTTCAGACCTG ATCATGGCAAACGGAAGTACATAGTAgaggaagaaaatgaaagatatGAAAAAGGAAATATTACCTCTAAGATATTTACTTACCATGAGCTATCTGTTGCAACTAAGAACTTTCATGTCCACAATATGGTTGGAGAAGGAGGCTTTGGGAGAGTGTACAAAGGGCGCATTAAAAGCTTAGATAATAAG GTTGTTGCTGTAAAGAAACTTAACAAAAATGGATTTCAAGGAAGCAGAGAATTTCTTGCAGAGGTTatgattttgagttttttgCACAACACAAACCTTGTTAACTTGGTAGGGTATTGTAGTGAAGGTGATCAAAGGATTTTGGTATATGAGTACATGTCAAATGGTTCTTTAGAAGATCACCTCTTTG aGTTACCTCCGGGAAAAAAGCCTTTGGACTGGTACACTAGAATGAAAATTGCAGAAGGTGCCGCGAGAGGACTCGAATACTTACACGCAGAAGCAAGTCCGCCGGTGATATACCGTGATTTCAAAGCATCAAACATACTATTAGATGAAAACTTCAATCCAAAACTATCAGATTTCGGACTTGCAAAGCTTGGTCCGACCGGCGATAAAACACATGTGTCCACTAGGGTGATGGGAACTTATGGCTATTGTGCACCTGAGTATGCCTCAACAGGTCAATTGACTACAAAGTCAGATGTTTATAGTTTTGGAGTAGTGTTTTTAGAGATGATCACAGGGAGAAGAGTACTTGATTTTTCAAGATCATCTGAAGAGGAAAACTTGGTCACTTGG gcATTACCACTactcaaaaacaaaagaaaatatacaaCATTGGCTGATCCATTGCTAAAAGGGAACTACCCAATGAGGGGTCTATACCAAGCACTAGCAATTGCATCAATGTGTCTATTGGATGATGCTACTGCTAGACCTTTAATTGGTGATGTAGTCACAGCTCTTGGAGTTTTAGCAATGCATGTACAAGTTGGAAAACAAAAACATACAAAAGAAACTTATATTGAACAAGGAGAATGCAGTTGA
- the LOC123882227 gene encoding DNA polymerase I A, chloroplastic/mitochondrial-like, which translates to MEASIQTTALRPYCPLCCRLSRSFSLSLSSCSSLVSLTPHRRKIKAIQIASNGLRNSNGYSNCVRADLRGPKLTSAGLNKYNDTSTHTQYKQSFPYKNPVCDTFMKFTSASTSMLEEMTAEEEVSSSHSYETQVRKVDVAPCIPERSTAAAERKLTGGDNRGWTMAKNKLAEGKKEMNGANKYKRKSDGSHLSSRFASIGRRQGLSTRGVGNHVRQDHGENVSPAVKYSLLNNSKMITDSETVVHQYNESALDISKEKITRVNGDEVLEEAVKDSTDATIARKARCTDQSKLQDRLCRIYEDILVVDNIPLAEEVVKMLTVKYRHLIYACDTEVAKIDVKQETPVDHGEITCFSIYGGSEADFGGGKSCIWVDVLDGGGKEILEKFANFFSDPLIMKVWHNYSFDCHVIENYGFKVSGFHADTMHMARLWDSSRQLNGGYSLEKLSGDKKVMSRAQSNHEKDLIGKVSMKTIFSKKKVKKDGSEGKTITIAPVEDLQRDERIPWICYSALDAKSTLNLYESLKSYLSEMPWKFDGVPVSGKTMYDFYNEYWRPFGEILVLMESEGMLVDRSYLEGIEKVAKTEQEIAVDRFRKWACRYCPDAKYMNFGSDLQLRQLLFGGTVNRKDSSQALPMERIFKIPNVEEVIEEGKKAPKKFRDMKVKSLGYTLKTEMYTASGWPSVSGDALKVLAGNISSDYDFTDDIYNTDLDDEHENPCQSHIEVSKVDNSAYGTAFAAFPSEKEGREACHAIAALCEVSSINSLISNFILPLQGHNISGKDNRVHCSLNINTETGRLSARRPNLQNQPALEKDRYKIRQAFIAAPGNSLIVADYGQLELRILAHLANCKSMMEAFKAGGDFHSRTAMNMYPYIREAVERKEVLLEWHPQPGEDKPPVPLLKDKFGSERRKAKMLNFSIAYGKTPVGLAKDWRVTVNEAKKTVDLWYNDRKEVLQWQKERKNEARKDYCVYTLLGRARKFPLMAQANTYQKGHIERAAINTPVQGSAADVAMCAMIQISNNKQLKELGWKLLLQVHDEVILEGPTESAEVAKSIVVECMSKPFYGKNILKVDLSVDAKCAQNWYSAK; encoded by the exons ATGGAGGCTTCTATACAGACCACTGCGTTAAGACCATATTGCCCCTTATGCTGCCGCCTCTCACGCTCCTTCTCCCTCtcactctcttcatgctcttctcTCGTTTCCCTAACTCCTCACAG AAGAAAAATCAAGGCAATCCAGATTGCTAGCAATGGCCTTCGAAATAGCAATGGGTATAGTAATTGTGTTAGAGCAGATTTACGGGGTCCAAAGTTGACATCTGCGGGGTTAAATAAATACAATGACACTAGCACTCACACTCAGTATAAACAGAGTTTCCCATACAAGAATCCGGTTTGCGATACATTTATGAAGTTCACAAGTGCATCAACTAGCATGTTGGAGGAAATGACAGCAGAGGAAGAGGTGAGTTCTTCACATTCCTATGAAACACAAGTTAGGAAGGTGGATGTGGCTCCTTGCATTCCTGAACGTTCCACAGCTGCTGCTGAAAGGAAATTGACTGGTGGTGATAATAGAGGATGGACTAtggcaaaaaataaattagctGAAGGTAAGAAGGAAATGAACGGCGCAAACAAATACAAGAGGAAAAGTGACGGTTCTCACTTATCTAGTAGATTTGCTTCCATTGGTCGGAGACAAGGTCTTTCTACGCGTGGGGTTGGCAATCATGTACGGCAGGATCATGGTGAAAATGTCTCACCTGCTGTTAAATATTCTTTATTAAACAATTCAAAGATGATTACAGATTCTGAAACTGTGGTCCATCAATATAATGAATCAGCATTAGACATTAGTAAAGAGAAAATTACTAGAGTTAATGGCGATGAAGTTTTAGAGGAAGCTGTAAAGGATTCAACTGATGCAACAATTGCTAGAAAGGCTCGTTGTACTGACCAGTCAAAACTTCAGGACAGACTCTGTCGTATCTATGAAGATATTCTGGTGGTTGATAATATTCCTCTAGCAGAAGAGGTTGTTAAGATGCTCACAGTAAAATACCGGCATCTTATATATGCATGTGATACCGAG gtagccaaGATAGATGTCAAACAAGAAACACCTGTAGATCACGGGGAGATAACATGCTTTAGCATTTATGGCGGTTCAGAAGCTGATTTTGGAGGTGGAAAGTCTTGTATTTGGGTAGATGTGCTTGATGGTGGAGGCAAAGAGATTTTAGAAAAATTTGCTAATTTTTTCAGCGATCCTTTGATCATGAAG GTCTGGCATAATTATAGCTTTGACTGTCATGTTATAGAGAACTATGGATTCAAAGTTTCTGGTTTTCATGCTGATACAATGCACATGGCACGGTTATGGGATTCATCAAGACAATTAAATGGGGGTTATTCTCTTGAAAAACTATCAGGTGACAAAAAGGTCATGTCAAGGGCTCAGTCGAACCATGAAAAGGATTTGATCGGTAAGGTGTCAATGAAAACTATATTTAGTAAGAAAAAGGTGAAAAAAGATGGATCTGAGGGTAAAACGATTACCATCGCTCCTGTTGAAGATCTACAGAGAGATGAGCGTATACCTTGGATATGTTATTCTGCCTTAGATGCTAAAAGCACTTTGAATCTGTATGAGAGCTTGAAAAGCTATCTTTCAGAAATGCCATGGAAATTTGATGGTGTACCGGTTTCTGGGAAAACCATGTATGATTTCTACAACGAATATTGGCGGCCATTTGGGGAGATTCTAGTCCTAATGGAATCTGAGGGAATGCTAGTTGATCGGTCATATCTTGAAGGCATAGAAAAGGTTGCCAAAACAGAGCAAGAAATAGCTGTTGATAGATTCCGTAAATGGGCGTGTAGGTATTGTCCCGATGCAAAGTATATGAATTTCGGAAGCGATTTACAGTTGCGCCAGTTGCTTTTTGGTGGTACCGTGAACAG AAAAGACTCCAGTCAAGCACTTCCAATGGAGCGAATATTCAAAATTCCCAATGTTGAAGAAGTGATTGAAGAAGGCAAGAAGGCTCCCAAAAAATTTCGTGATATGAAGGTGAAGAGCCTAGGTTATACCTTGAAGACCGAGATGTACACAGCAAGCGGTTGGCCGTCAGTTAGTGGTGATGCTTTAAAAGTCCTGGCTGGAAATATTTCTTCTGATTATGACTTTACTGATGATATTTATAACACGGATCTTGACGATGAACATGAAAATCCTTGTCAAAGTCATATTGAGGTTTCAAAAGTTGATAATTCTGCATATGGAACAGCCTTTGCTGCTTTTCCATCAGAGAAAGAAGGGAGAGAAGCTTGCCATGCAATTGCTGCTTTATGTGAAGTCAGTTCAATCAACTCTTTGATTTCGAACTTCATCCTACCCCTGCAG GGACATAATATATCAGGAAAGGATAACCGTGTTCATTGTTCCTTAAATATCAACACAGAGACAGGACGCTTGTCAGCTAGACGGCCAAATCTGCAG AATCAACCTGCTTTGGAAAAAGACCGATACAAGATCCGTCAAGCATTCATTGCTGCACCTGGGAATTCTCTTATAGTTGCGGATTATGGACAG CTTGAACTTAGGATTCTCGCACATCTTGCCAACTGTAAGAGCATGATGGAAGCTTTTAAAGCTGGTGGAGATTTCCATTCAAGGACTGCAATGAATATGTATCCATATATTCGTGAAGCAGTTGAGAGAAAAGAAGTGCTTCTCGAGTGGCATCCTCAGCCTGGTGAGGATAAACCTCCAGTTCCTCTATTGAAG GATAAATTTGGTTCTGAAAGAAGAAAAGCTAAAATGCTTAACTTCTCAATTGCATATGGCAAGACTCCAGTGGGGCTTGCTAAGGATTGGAGG GTTACTGTGAACGAAGCTAAGAAAACCGTTGACCTTTGGTACAACGACAGAAAAGAAGTTTTGCAATGGCAAAAGGAGCGTAAAAACGAAGCTCGCAAGGACTATTGTGTCTACACATTACTAGGGCGAGCCCGGAAGTTTCCTTTGATGGCCCAAGCAAATACCTACCAGAAGGGTCACATTGAGAGAGCTGCTATTAATACTCCAGTGCAG GGTAGTGCAGCTGATGTTGCCATGTGTGCAATGATACAAATTTCCAATAATAAACAGCTGAAGGAGCTTGGTTGGAAGTTACTTCTACAG GTTCACGATGAAGTCATATTGGAAGGACCAACAGAGTCGGCCGAGGTTGCAAAATCCATAGTTGTTGAGTGCATGTCCAAACCCTTTTACGGCAAAAATATTCTAAAAGTTGATCTCTCTGTTGATGCCAAGTGTGCTCAAAATTGGTACTCGGCAAAATAG
- the LOC123922645 gene encoding serpin-ZX-like, with product MDLRKSMACQTDVALSITKHLFSKQEYHDNNLIFSPFSLHAVLSVMAAGSEGFTLDELISFLRFDSIDHLNTFFSQLLSDLLSNIDATRLSFVNGMWADKSVSLSQSFKQLVTTHYKVSCASVNFRTKGDKVRHEVNSWVEEETNGLITKLIPPKAVGKLTRLIFANALHFKGEWKHKFDPAGYNKFHLLNGKIVDVIFMRSKKKKRFISTFDGFKVLRLSYKQGIDKKRRFSMYIFLPDAEDGLPALIEKLASESGYLKDKLPRRKVPVSNFKIPKFKISFTLEASNVLQEVGVISPFSQEARFTNMVESPSGEEHVESMFHKASIEVNEEGTEATTANSTVLIKKGKRFTHRSSGIDFVADHPFLFMIREDFTGTILFIGKVLDPRDGVATPVRRSNFKDDVSDDDEYLNKLPSLRNMSKQDMNSEKFIMQFRKRLRYYCGSSLDGGEWSGYGDRSAS from the exons ATGGACCTCCGAAAATCAATGGCATGCCAAACAGACGTTGCCCTCAGTATCACAAAGCATTTATTCTCAAAACAAGAATATCATGACAACAACCTCATATTTTCACCCTTCTCTCTCCACGCTGTTCTTAGCGTCATGGCTGCAGGTTCAGAAGGCTTCACACTCGATGAGCTTATTTCCTTCCTCCGATTTGACTCCATCGACCATCTCAACACTTTCTTCTCTCAGCTCCTCTCTGATCTGCTCTCCAACATTGATGCCACCCGCCTGTCTTTTGTCAATGGAATGTGGGCTGATAAATCAGTTTCCCTTTCTCAATCTTTTAAACAACTTGTCACCACACATTACAAGGTGTCTTGTGCTTCAGTTAATTTTCGGACCAAG GGTGATAAAGTGCGCCATGAAGTCAATTCATGGGTTGAAGAAGAGACGAATGGCCTTATCACAAAACTTATTCCTCCCAAGGCTGTAGGCAAGTTAACCAGACTTATCTTTGCAAACGCACTGCACTTCAAAGGTGAGTGGAAACACAAGTTTGATCCAGCAGGCTATAATAAGTTTCACCTCCTCAATGGCAAGATAGTCGATGTTATCTTCATGAGAAGCAAGAAGAAGAAGCGGTTTATTAGCACTTTTGATGGTTTCAAAGTCCTACGCCTTTCTTATAAACAAGGTATAGATAAGAAGCGTCGGTTCTCCATGTACATTTTTCTTCCAGACGCAGAAGATGGACTGCCAGCTTTAATTGAAAAGTTGGCTTCAGAATCTGGTTACTTGAAAGACAAGCTTCCTCGACGAAAAGTGCCAGTATCTAATTTCAAGATTCCAAAATTCAAGATTTCTTTTACACTTGAAGCTTCTAATGTGCTACAGGAGGTGGGAGTGATTTCGCCTTTCTCCCAGGAAGCAAGATTTACAAATATGGTGGAGTCTCCCTCAGGTGAAGAACATGTTGAAAGCATGTTTCACAAAGCTTCCATCGAGGTAAATGAAGAAGGCACTGAAGCTACAACGGCCAATTCAACGGTCCTCATAAAGAAAGGAAAGCGTTTTACTCATCGTTCTTCTGGTATAGACTTTGTAGCTGACCACCCTTTCCTCTTCATGATCAGAGAAGATTTTACCGGAACAATCTTGTTTATTGGGAAGGTGCTAGATCCTCGTGATGGAGTAGCCACGCCGGTGAGGCGTAGCAATTTCAAAGATGATGTTAGTGACGATGATGAGTACCTGAACAAGCTTCCATCACTGAGGAATATGTCAAAGCAAGATATGAATTCGGAGAAATTCATTATGCAATTCAGAAAGCGGTTGAGATATTATTGTGGCTCAAGTTTGGATGGCGGGGAATGGTCAGGGTATGGTGATAGATCAGCGAGTTAA
- the LOC123882228 gene encoding uncharacterized protein LOC123882228, producing MAQTLEGMKGKSGSIKLGTTGTIGSLMTRELDHISPVSHKQHVSSRNKPRTLPVSVPCTSTGTSATPKRLQPRKSSDEASGSGSSKITNHRTKANSTTSRNTHRIPMLGSADNFSVDRTPAREKKSDKKKPNIVEVVDIKCGNVDKTWATPLTSRLKKLGFSKLSESII from the coding sequence ATGGCTCAAACACTTGAAGGTATGAAGGGCAAAAGCGGATCAATCAAACTAGGAACTACCGGAACAATCGGTTCCTTAATGACAAGAGAATTGGATCATATCTCTCCTGTATCACACAAACAGCATGTATCTTCAAGAAATAAACCTAGAACACTACCTGTTTCTGTTCCTTGTACTAGTACCGGTACAAGTGCGACTCCGAAAAGACTACAACCAAGAAAATCATCAGATGAAGCCAGTGGCAGTGGAAGTAGTAAAATTACAAATCATAGAACAAAAGCTAATAGTACTACTAGTAGGAATACTCATAGAATACCAATGTTAGGTTCTGCTGATAATTTTTCGGTGGACAGAACTCCAGCCAGAGAGAAAAAAAGTGATAAAAAGAAACCTAACATTGTTGAAGTCGTCGATATAAAATGTGGGAATGTAGATAAGACTTGGGCTACTCCTCTAACAAGTCGTCTTAAGAAGCTCGGTTTCTCAAAGCTCTCTGAGAGCATTATCTAA
- the LOC123882229 gene encoding putative pentatricopeptide repeat-containing protein At3g47840: protein MHVFLKLFNGLTRRVLVYRCYASSPGLALADSFYINENTLPCSRNLDPPLNYVYPGTATERRDMIWQGKLEERAPTAFYVPNMPELNSQLKQLMKLGKICEARDMFNRMAHRDEISWTNLIAGYVNAADSNEALILFSNMWVDSGLQKDQFVVSVALKACALGMNIYFGELLHGFSVKSGLINSVFVSSALVNMYMKVGKTEQGRSVFEKMTTRNVVSWTAIIVGLVHAGYSLEGLLYFSEMWRSKVGYDSHTFAIALKASADSGLLHYGKAIHAQTIKQGFNETAFVVNTLGTMYNKCGKPDYVMQLFGKTRMPDVVSWTNLITTYVQMGEEEQALDAFKRFRKSNVSPNEYTFASIISACASLAVTEWGEQIHGHVLRLGLVDALSVANSIITLYSKCGLLREASLVFHGMTRKDIISWSTIISVYSQGNHAKEAFNYLSWMRREGPKPNEFALASVLSVCGSMALLEQGKQVHAHALGIGLDHEAMVHSALISMYSRSGNLQEASKVFNGININDIISWTAMINGYAEHGYSQEAISLFENISRVGLTPDYVTFIGVLTACNHAGLVDLGFYYLKLMTNAYRITPSKEHYGCMIDLLCRAGRLSEAEHMVRNMPFPCDDVVWSTLLRACKDHGDVDRGSWAAEHILRLDPNSAGTYITIANIYSASGRWKEAAHFRKLMKSKGVIKEPGWSWINVNDQLNTFVAGDQSHPLSQHITTILELLSTSIGDARLDLGSIVEDVED from the exons ATGCATGTTTTCCTGAAACTCTTCAACGGCCTTACGCGACGTGTTTTGGTGTATCGCTGTTATGCTTCTTCTCCTGGCCTTGCCCTTGCTGATTCATTTTATATCAATGAAAACACTCTTCCATGCTCAAGGAACCTCGATCCACCACTCAATTATGTCTATCCAG GAACTGCCACTGAAAGAAGAGATATGATCTGGCAGGGGAAACTGGAAGAGCGAGCTCCAACTGCCTTTTATGTGCCTAATATGCCTGAACTTAACTCTCAACTGAAGCAACTAATGAAACTGGGAAAAATTTGTGAAGCTAGGGATATGTTTAATAGAATGGCTCACAGAGATGAGATATCATGGACAAATTTAATAGCGGGTTATGTCAATGCTGCAGACTCGAATGAAGCTTTGATCTTATTCTCAAATATGTGGGTCGACTCTGGACTTCAAAAGGATCAATTTGTGGTAAGTGTTGCCCTCAAGGCTTGTGCACTTggcatgaatatatattttGGAGAATTATTGCATGGATTTTCAGTGAAATCTGGTTTGATAAACTCTGTTTTTGTCAGCAGTGCCCTTGTAAACATGTACATGAAAGTAGGAAAAACAGAACAAGGTCGCAGTGTCTTTGAAAAAATGACAACAAGAAATGTAGTATCATGGACTGCAATTATTGTGGGGCTTGTACATGCTGGTTACAGTTTGGAGGGACTGTTGTACTTTTCTGAAATGTGGAGATCAAAAGTGGGCTATGATTCACATACATTTGCCATTGCTTTAAAGGCATCTGCTGATTCAGGTTTGTTGCATTATGGGAAAGCCATACATGCACAAACAATAAAACAAGGGTTCAATGAAACTGCGTTTGTTGTTAATACTCTTGGTACCATGTATAATAAATGTGGAAAACCAGACTATGTCATGCAATTATTTGGAAAAACGAGGATGCCAGATGTAGTTTCATGGACGAACCTTATCACAACTTATGTACAGATGGGTGAAGAAGAACAAGCATTGGATGCATTTAAAAGATTCAGGAAATCCAATGTCAGTCCCAATGAGTATACTTTTGCATCCATAATTTCTGCTTGTGCCAGTCTTGCTGTTACTGAATGGGGGGAGCAAATACATGGCCATGTATTGCGTCTAGGTTTGGTAGATGCCTTGTCGGTGGCAAATTCCATCATCACTCTTTATTCGAAATGTGGGCTGTTACGGGAAGCTTCATTGGTATTTCATGGTATGACTAGGAAAGATATTATTTCTTGGAGCACTATAATTTCTGTTTATTCTCAAGGAAATCACGCAAAAGAAGCTTTCAACTATCTATCATGGATGAGAAGGGAAGGACCGAAACCAAATGAATTTGCTCTTGCTAGTGTGCTGAGTGTTTGTGGAAGCATGGCACTTCTGGAGCAAGGTAAGCAGGTGCATGCTCATGCCCTGGGCATTGGCTTAGATCATGAAGCAATGGTTCATAGTGCTCTAATTAGTATGTATTCAAGAAGTGGAAATCTACAAGAGGCTTCAAAAGTTTTTAATGGTATAAACATTAACGATATCATATCATGGACTGCAATGATTAATGGGTATGCGGAACATGGTTACAGCCAAGAGGCTATTAGCTTGTTTGAGAATATTTCCCGTGTTGGTTTAACGCCGGACTATGTGACGTTTATTGGGGTTCTGACTGCTTGTAACCATGCTGGATTGGTTGATCTTGGTTTCTACTACTTAAAGTTAATGACTAATGCGTACCGAATCACTCCTTCAAAAGAGCACTACGGTTGCATGATTGATCTTCTATGCAGAGCAGGGCGGTTGAGTGAAGCTGAGCATATGGTACGAAACATGCCATTCCCTTGTGATGATGTTGTATGGTCTACCTTACTCAGAGCATGTAAGGATCATGGTGATGTTGATCGGGGAAGTTGGGCAGCAGAACATATACTTCGCTTGGATCCAAATTCTGCTGGAACTTACATCACTATTGCTAACATATATTCTGCCAGTGGAAGATGGAAGGAAGCGGCACA